From the genome of Rhizobium binae, one region includes:
- a CDS encoding acyltransferase family protein — protein MTKSFGEVLDKYKGIGPGFDFLRIGLAFSIVLTHSFLLTKNDAFIRGTIFWFTEYALVPMFFALSGFLIAGSAQRLSLRNFLINRGLRIVPALAVDIVVCSLIIGPIVTIVYHSEYFTDPRFFKYFLNIVGWIHYELPGVFQDNPSQKVNGALWTVPWEIFCYIIMSFLMITAIVKTRYKLLAVTAAYIVIGLIVQKMPYLLPGAIKPVARFLFMSRGSQLITAFLMGIVAFQFKAVIPHSRWLFAAACLVCVAAILTLDSRAIESVINRPIVITSLVYITVFIGLSEVPIPAFFRKGDYSYGVYLYHDPFLQIWISAFPSVFLYPKYGALALYAVGLPSALAVAVLSWHFIEKPILGLRKKFSFIAQVRGVEDGNQGGRVRPLAVKS, from the coding sequence ATGACCAAGTCGTTCGGGGAAGTCCTGGATAAGTATAAAGGAATCGGTCCAGGATTTGATTTTCTTAGAATTGGCCTCGCCTTTTCTATCGTCCTCACCCATTCTTTTTTGTTAACAAAAAATGATGCTTTCATCAGGGGCACCATATTCTGGTTTACCGAATATGCTCTTGTTCCTATGTTCTTTGCCTTGAGCGGATTCCTGATCGCCGGCAGCGCCCAGCGGCTGAGCCTGCGTAATTTCCTGATCAATCGCGGGTTGCGCATCGTACCGGCTCTTGCGGTCGATATCGTCGTCTGTTCGCTGATCATCGGCCCGATCGTCACGATCGTCTACCACTCCGAATATTTCACCGATCCGCGCTTCTTCAAATACTTCCTGAACATCGTCGGCTGGATCCATTACGAGCTGCCGGGCGTGTTCCAGGACAATCCGAGCCAGAAGGTCAATGGCGCTCTCTGGACGGTTCCCTGGGAGATCTTCTGCTACATCATCATGTCGTTTCTGATGATCACCGCCATTGTCAAGACGCGCTACAAACTGCTTGCGGTGACGGCCGCCTACATCGTCATCGGTCTCATCGTGCAGAAGATGCCCTACCTCCTGCCGGGCGCGATCAAGCCCGTCGCCCGCTTCCTGTTCATGAGTCGCGGCTCGCAGCTGATAACGGCGTTCCTGATGGGCATCGTCGCCTTCCAGTTCAAGGCGGTCATTCCCCATTCGCGGTGGCTCTTCGCCGCCGCCTGCCTCGTTTGCGTCGCCGCCATTCTCACTCTCGACAGCCGGGCGATTGAATCGGTGATCAACCGACCCATTGTCATCACCTCGCTTGTTTACATCACGGTCTTCATCGGTCTGTCGGAAGTCCCGATCCCCGCCTTCTTCCGGAAAGGCGACTATTCCTACGGCGTCTATCTCTATCACGACCCCTTCCTGCAGATCTGGATAAGCGCGTTTCCGTCGGTCTTCCTCTATCCGAAATATGGGGCGCTGGCGCTCTATGCCGTCGGCCTGCCATCGGCTCTCGCCGTCGCGGTGCTGTCTTGGCACTTCATCGAGAAGCCGATCCTCGGCCTGCGCAAGAAGTTCTCGTTCATCGCCCAGGTCAGGGGTGTCGAGGACGGCAATCAGGGCGGACGCGTGCGGCCGCTTGCCGTCAAGAGTTAG
- a CDS encoding cysteine desulfurase → MDKIVPATPYDVEAIRRDFPILAEKVHGKPLVYLDNGASAQKPQVVIDAISHAYAHEYANVHRGLHYLSNVATDAYEAAREKVRRFLNAPSVNDIVFTKNSTEAINTVAYGWGMPQIGEGDEIVLTIMEHHSNIVPWHFIRERQGAKLVWVPVDDEGAFHIEDFEKSLTERTKLVAITHMSNALGTIVPVKEVCRIAHERGIPVLIDGSQGAVHLPVDVQDIDCDWYVMTGHKLYGPSGIGVLYGKKERLSQMRPFQGGGEMIFEVAEDAVTYNDPPHRFEAGTPPIVQAIGLGYALDYMEKVGREAIARHEADLAAYAVERLKSVNSLRIFGTAPDKGSIFSFELAGIHAHDVSMVIDRQGVAVRAGTHCAMPLLKRFGVTSTCRASFGMYNTRAEVDALADALEYARKFFA, encoded by the coding sequence ATGGACAAGATCGTGCCGGCCACGCCATACGACGTCGAAGCCATCCGCCGGGATTTTCCGATCCTGGCGGAGAAAGTGCACGGCAAGCCGCTGGTCTATCTCGACAACGGCGCCTCGGCCCAGAAGCCGCAGGTGGTGATCGACGCCATCTCGCATGCCTACGCCCATGAATATGCCAATGTGCATCGCGGCCTGCATTATCTCTCCAATGTCGCGACGGATGCCTACGAGGCGGCGCGCGAGAAGGTGCGCCGCTTCCTCAACGCCCCTTCGGTCAACGATATCGTCTTCACCAAGAATTCGACCGAAGCGATCAATACGGTTGCCTATGGTTGGGGCATGCCTCAGATCGGCGAAGGTGACGAGATCGTCCTGACGATCATGGAGCACCACTCCAACATCGTGCCCTGGCACTTCATCCGCGAGCGGCAAGGCGCGAAACTGGTCTGGGTGCCTGTTGACGACGAGGGCGCCTTTCATATTGAGGATTTCGAGAAGAGCCTGACGGAGCGCACCAAGCTCGTCGCCATCACCCATATGTCGAATGCGCTCGGCACGATCGTTCCCGTCAAGGAGGTCTGCCGCATCGCCCATGAGCGCGGCATTCCGGTCTTGATCGACGGCAGCCAGGGCGCCGTCCATCTGCCGGTCGACGTGCAGGATATCGATTGTGACTGGTATGTCATGACCGGCCACAAGCTCTACGGCCCGTCGGGCATCGGCGTGCTCTACGGCAAGAAGGAGCGGCTTTCGCAGATGCGCCCCTTCCAGGGCGGCGGCGAGATGATTTTCGAGGTTGCCGAGGACGCGGTCACCTACAACGATCCGCCGCATCGCTTCGAGGCGGGCACGCCGCCGATCGTCCAGGCGATCGGGCTCGGTTATGCCCTCGACTATATGGAGAAGGTCGGTCGCGAGGCGATCGCCCGGCATGAGGCCGATCTTGCCGCTTACGCCGTCGAGCGGTTGAAGTCGGTCAATTCGCTGCGCATCTTTGGAACGGCGCCCGACAAGGGCAGCATCTTTTCCTTCGAGCTTGCCGGCATCCACGCGCACGACGTCTCGATGGTGATCGACCGGCAGGGCGTTGCGGTGCGCGCCGGCACGCATTGCGCCATGCCGCTCTTGAAACGCTTCGGCGTCACCTCCACATGCCGTGCATCCTTCGGCATGTACAATACCCGCGCCGAGGTCGATGCCCTGGCCGATGCGCTTGAATATGCGCGCAAGTTCTTTGCTTGA
- the sufD gene encoding Fe-S cluster assembly protein SufD, with protein sequence MNMQTTSRLTAAETALIEAFNQQIGDLPGNGAVTALRDRLLDDLKKAGLPTRRIEAWHYTDFKNLLRGLPSQAGDAGSDPLEPLVAGSSVLAVIQGHANQKAAAEGLGLSAYSEHLQDGSAAAGLDALGNDDAVGRINGSFVRDGYVVDVPDDTELEDPLEIQFIHAGGQTHTRLPVSFGAGVKATVIERHRAVTGDAAFVSHISDITVGKGTELTWIILQQQGADDTHLGQIRVDLGADAKLRLFVINAGGKLVRQELHIKVTGEGADLTLRGINLLGADSHTDVTMVLGHDVPHTGSTEVIRNVVFDRAKGVFQGMIRVAPDAQKTDAKMACNTLLMSDDAEFSVKPELEIFADDVQCGHGATVTDIDANHLYYMMARGIPENKARAMLVNAFVAEIVEELEDEALVEALEGVISAWLEKHA encoded by the coding sequence ATGAACATGCAGACGACGAGTCGCCTGACCGCGGCCGAAACGGCGCTGATCGAGGCCTTCAACCAGCAGATCGGCGACCTGCCGGGCAACGGCGCGGTGACGGCGCTGCGCGACCGGCTTCTCGATGACCTGAAGAAGGCCGGTCTGCCGACGCGCCGCATCGAAGCCTGGCATTACACTGACTTCAAAAATCTCCTGCGCGGCTTGCCGTCGCAGGCAGGCGATGCCGGCTCCGACCCGCTCGAGCCGCTCGTCGCGGGTTCCAGTGTGCTGGCGGTGATCCAGGGCCATGCCAATCAGAAGGCGGCCGCAGAGGGTCTTGGCCTGTCGGCCTATAGCGAACATCTGCAGGACGGCTCAGCCGCTGCCGGCCTCGATGCGCTCGGCAACGACGATGCGGTCGGCCGCATCAATGGCAGCTTCGTGCGCGACGGCTATGTGGTCGACGTGCCTGATGATACCGAGCTTGAAGATCCGCTCGAGATCCAGTTCATCCATGCCGGCGGGCAGACGCATACGCGCCTTCCCGTTTCGTTCGGCGCCGGCGTCAAGGCAACAGTTATCGAGCGTCACCGTGCGGTGACGGGCGATGCCGCCTTCGTGTCCCATATCAGTGACATCACCGTCGGCAAAGGCACGGAGCTGACCTGGATCATCCTGCAGCAGCAGGGCGCCGACGATACGCATCTAGGCCAGATCCGCGTCGATCTCGGCGCCGATGCCAAGCTTCGCCTGTTCGTCATCAATGCCGGCGGCAAGCTGGTGCGCCAGGAACTGCACATCAAGGTGACGGGTGAGGGCGCCGATCTGACGCTGCGCGGCATCAACCTGCTTGGGGCAGACAGCCATACCGACGTGACAATGGTGCTCGGCCACGACGTGCCGCATACCGGCTCGACCGAGGTGATCCGCAACGTCGTCTTCGACCGTGCCAAGGGTGTCTTCCAGGGCATGATCCGGGTGGCCCCCGATGCGCAGAAGACCGACGCCAAGATGGCTTGCAATACCCTGCTGATGTCCGACGATGCCGAGTTCTCGGTCAAGCCCGAGCTCGAGATCTTCGCCGACGACGTCCAGTGCGGCCATGGCGCGACGGTTACCGATATCGACGCCAACCATCTCTATTACATGATGGCGCGCGGCATTCCGGAGAACAAGGCGCGGGCCATGCTCGTCAATGCCTTCGTCGCCGAGATCGTCGAGGAACTGGAAGACGAAGCCCTGGTCGAGGCGCTGGAAGGCGTGATTTCGGCCTGGCTCGAGAAGCACGCCTGA
- a CDS encoding cysteine desulfurase family protein produces the protein MAPPRLYLDWNATAPLHPAAREAIMRAIDVFGNPNSVHGEGRAARAAIEGARRKVAALAGTDAGNVVFTSGATEAANLVLTPDFRMGRTPLRLGRLYFSAIEHPAVREGGRFPKEKMTEIPVTESGIVDLDALATLLDTHDKAAGLPMVAVMLVNNETGIVQPVEAAAKIVHAHGGLFVVDAVQAAGRIPLDIDRLGADFMIVSSHKIGGPKGAGALIARGEALMPRPLIQGGGQERGHRSGTQNSLALIGFGAAAEVAVAELEARNAAIGALRDRLEAGMRQAAVDVIIHGEGGERVANTIFFTLPGLKAETGQIAFDLEGVALSAGSACSSGRLGESHVLTAMGRNAKLGALRISLGFSTTEEDIDRAIAAFAKIACRRRSAGEAA, from the coding sequence ATGGCGCCGCCACGCCTTTATCTCGACTGGAATGCAACAGCGCCGCTGCACCCGGCAGCGCGCGAGGCGATCATGCGCGCCATCGATGTGTTTGGCAATCCGAACAGCGTGCATGGAGAGGGGCGCGCCGCCCGCGCCGCCATCGAAGGCGCGCGACGCAAGGTAGCGGCACTGGCCGGCACCGATGCCGGTAATGTGGTCTTCACCAGCGGCGCGACGGAAGCCGCCAATCTGGTGCTGACGCCGGATTTCCGCATGGGGCGTACGCCGCTTCGGCTTGGCCGTCTCTATTTTTCCGCGATCGAACACCCCGCCGTGCGCGAGGGCGGACGCTTTCCCAAGGAGAAGATGACCGAGATTCCGGTGACGGAATCCGGCATCGTCGATCTCGACGCGCTCGCTACCCTGCTCGATACCCATGACAAGGCTGCCGGCCTGCCGATGGTCGCCGTCATGCTCGTTAACAACGAGACGGGCATCGTCCAACCGGTCGAGGCGGCGGCAAAAATCGTGCATGCCCATGGCGGGCTTTTCGTCGTCGACGCCGTACAGGCGGCCGGCCGCATCCCGCTCGATATCGACAGGCTCGGCGCCGATTTCATGATCGTCTCCTCGCACAAGATCGGCGGGCCGAAGGGCGCCGGCGCGCTGATTGCGCGCGGCGAGGCGCTGATGCCGCGGCCGCTGATCCAGGGTGGCGGGCAGGAGCGTGGTCACCGGTCGGGGACGCAGAATTCGCTGGCGCTGATCGGCTTCGGCGCGGCGGCCGAGGTGGCGGTGGCCGAACTTGAGGCGCGCAATGCGGCGATCGGAGCGCTGCGCGACCGGCTGGAAGCCGGCATGCGGCAGGCGGCGGTCGACGTGATCATCCACGGTGAGGGCGGCGAGCGTGTCGCCAATACGATCTTCTTCACCTTGCCGGGGCTGAAGGCCGAGACCGGGCAGATCGCCTTCGACCTAGAAGGCGTGGCGCTTTCGGCGGGCTCGGCCTGCTCGTCCGGCCGGCTCGGCGAAAGCCATGTGCTGACGGCGATGGGACGCAACGCCAAGCTCGGCGCGCTGCGGATATCGCTCGGCTTCTCGACCACGGAAGAGGACATAGACAGGGCGATTGCTGCTTTTGCGAAGATCGCCTGCCGGCGCAGATCGGCGGGCGAGGCGGCCTGA
- a CDS encoding alpha/beta hydrolase, which translates to MPEVIFNGPAGRLEGRYQPSKEKSAPIALILHPHPQFGGTMNNQIVYQLFYMFQKRGFTTLRFNFRGIGRSQGEFDHGAGELSDAASALDWVQSLHPDSKTCWVAGYSFGSWIGMQLLMRRPEIEGFMSIAPQPNTYDFSFLAPCPSSGLIINGEADKVAPEKDVNGLVEKLKTQKGILITHRTVPNANHFFNGQVETLMNECEDYLDRRLNGELVPEPAAKRIR; encoded by the coding sequence ATGCCCGAAGTAATTTTCAACGGCCCAGCCGGCCGTCTTGAAGGCCGCTACCAGCCCTCCAAGGAAAAAAGCGCGCCCATCGCCCTGATTCTGCATCCGCATCCGCAGTTCGGCGGCACGATGAACAATCAGATCGTCTACCAGCTCTTCTACATGTTCCAGAAGCGTGGATTCACGACGTTGCGCTTCAATTTCCGGGGCATCGGCCGCAGCCAGGGCGAATTCGACCACGGCGCCGGCGAACTGTCTGATGCCGCCTCGGCGCTCGACTGGGTGCAGAGCCTGCATCCCGATTCGAAGACGTGTTGGGTCGCCGGTTACTCCTTCGGTTCCTGGATCGGCATGCAGCTCCTGATGCGCCGACCGGAGATCGAAGGCTTCATGTCGATCGCGCCTCAGCCCAATACCTACGACTTCTCCTTCCTGGCGCCCTGCCCCTCCTCCGGCCTCATCATCAACGGCGAGGCCGACAAGGTGGCGCCCGAAAAAGACGTCAACGGCCTTGTGGAGAAGCTGAAGACGCAGAAGGGCATTCTCATCACCCATCGCACCGTGCCCAACGCCAATCACTTCTTCAACGGTCAGGTGGAGACCCTGATGAACGAGTGCGAGGACTATCTCGACCGCCGCCTCAATGGCGAATTGGTGCCGGAGCCGGCCGCCAAGCGTATCCGCTAA
- the sufC gene encoding Fe-S cluster assembly ATPase SufC, protein MLEIKNLHARIAEDGTEIIRGLNLTVKAGEVAAIMGPNGSGKSTLSYVLSGREDYEVTEGDILYNGESILELDPAERAAKGIFLAFQYPVEIPGVATMQFLKVAMNEQRKARGEDELTTPDFMRRVKDAAAKLQINTEMLKRPLNVGFSGGEKKRAEILQMALLEPKLCVLDETDSGLDIDALKIVADGVNALRSPNRAVVVITHYQRLLDYIVPDTVHVLYKGQVIKSGDKTLAHELEANGYADIIGAAA, encoded by the coding sequence ATGCTTGAAATCAAAAATCTTCATGCCCGTATCGCCGAAGACGGCACCGAGATCATCCGCGGCTTGAACCTGACGGTCAAGGCTGGTGAAGTTGCCGCGATCATGGGGCCGAACGGCTCTGGCAAGTCGACGCTCTCCTATGTGCTGTCCGGTCGTGAAGACTATGAAGTGACCGAGGGCGACATCCTTTATAATGGCGAGAGCATTCTCGAACTCGATCCGGCCGAGCGCGCCGCCAAGGGCATTTTCCTCGCCTTCCAGTACCCGGTCGAAATCCCCGGTGTTGCCACCATGCAATTCCTCAAGGTGGCGATGAACGAGCAGCGCAAGGCGCGCGGCGAGGACGAGCTGACGACGCCGGATTTCATGCGCCGCGTCAAGGATGCCGCGGCCAAACTACAGATCAACACCGAGATGCTGAAGCGGCCGCTCAACGTCGGCTTCTCCGGTGGCGAGAAGAAGCGCGCCGAGATCCTGCAGATGGCGCTGCTGGAGCCGAAGCTCTGCGTGCTCGATGAAACCGATTCCGGCCTCGACATCGACGCGCTGAAGATCGTCGCCGACGGCGTCAACGCACTGCGTTCGCCCAATCGCGCCGTCGTCGTCATCACCCACTATCAGCGCCTGCTCGACTATATCGTGCCTGATACCGTTCACGTGCTCTACAAGGGCCAGGTGATCAAGTCGGGCGACAAGACGCTGGCGCATGAGCTCGAAGCCAACGGCTATGCCGATATCATCGGCGCGGCGGCCTGA
- a CDS encoding anhydro-N-acetylmuramic acid kinase: MDLVRTAIGLMSGTSMDGIDVALVRTDGRGFIERGPFLGRPYEPEFRERLKRALDLARPLHHRSERPAELRDIELELTLRHAIAVTAFLERFGLSADAVDVLGFHGQTVLHRPDEGLTIQIGDGGVLARRTGISVVYDMRANDMVHGGQGAPLVPAYHAALAGKFQQAGQAVCFVNIGGISNLTFIGTDGRIVAFDSGPGNTLIDQWVEMQTGRTYDPGGEIGGRGKVVTALADRYLQSPFFRGNVRRSLDRGDFAPLRSDEASLEDGARTLAHVAAASIVKSARFLPETPSTYVVCGGGRLNATLMAEFSAMAEGLGSRVLSAEEAGFDGDAMEAEAWAYLAVRSLDGLPLTFPGTTGVSAPVSGGVLATP, from the coding sequence ATGGATCTGGTCAGAACCGCGATCGGGCTGATGAGCGGCACGTCGATGGATGGAATCGATGTCGCGCTGGTCAGGACAGACGGCCGCGGCTTCATCGAGCGCGGGCCGTTCCTGGGCAGGCCCTATGAGCCCGAATTTCGAGAGCGGCTCAAGCGGGCGCTGGACCTGGCGCGTCCGCTTCACCACAGGAGCGAGCGGCCCGCGGAACTTCGCGACATCGAGCTTGAGTTGACCTTACGGCATGCAATTGCCGTTACGGCATTTCTTGAGCGTTTCGGGCTTTCAGCCGATGCCGTCGACGTTCTCGGCTTTCATGGCCAGACCGTGCTTCACCGGCCCGACGAAGGTCTGACGATTCAGATCGGCGACGGCGGCGTCCTCGCTCGGCGAACCGGGATATCGGTGGTCTACGACATGCGCGCCAACGACATGGTCCACGGCGGCCAAGGCGCACCGCTGGTGCCGGCCTATCACGCCGCCCTCGCGGGAAAATTCCAGCAGGCGGGGCAGGCGGTCTGCTTCGTCAATATCGGCGGCATCTCCAATCTGACCTTCATCGGTACGGACGGCCGGATCGTCGCTTTCGACAGCGGGCCGGGCAATACGCTGATCGATCAATGGGTGGAGATGCAGACCGGCAGAACCTATGATCCCGGCGGCGAAATCGGCGGACGCGGCAAGGTCGTGACCGCGCTCGCGGACCGATACCTGCAGAGCCCGTTTTTCCGCGGCAATGTCCGCCGTTCGCTCGACCGCGGCGATTTCGCGCCGCTTCGGTCCGATGAGGCGAGCCTCGAGGACGGTGCCCGCACACTGGCGCACGTCGCCGCCGCCTCGATCGTCAAATCCGCCCGCTTTCTCCCGGAAACTCCATCGACCTATGTCGTCTGCGGCGGCGGCCGGCTGAACGCCACTTTGATGGCGGAGTTCTCGGCGATGGCCGAAGGCTTGGGATCGCGCGTGTTGAGCGCCGAGGAAGCAGGCTTCGACGGCGATGCAATGGAGGCAGAGGCCTGGGCCTATCTCGCCGTCCGATCGTTGGACGGGCTGCCGTTGACGTTTCCCGGCACGACCGGAGTCAGCGCTCCCGTCAGCGGCGGTGTGCTCGCAACGCCATGA
- a CDS encoding GNAT family N-acetyltransferase — protein MSDRLILKTPRMRFVMWDEGDAALVQQLHSTMATTRYLPGSAPWSLEKAAERLRGWFEEQARDGTTKYRIVTEDGRFGGRAGISRFGSEQFELGYSLIEEAWGKGLATEAASALADWFFERRLAPAFIAFTHPENVASQRVLRKIGMRERAPILIDGVLDMAFEMTADMRP, from the coding sequence ATGAGCGACAGGCTCATCCTGAAGACGCCGCGGATGAGATTCGTCATGTGGGACGAAGGCGATGCGGCCCTTGTGCAGCAGCTGCATTCGACGATGGCAACGACCCGATATCTTCCTGGCAGCGCGCCTTGGAGCCTCGAGAAGGCCGCTGAACGGCTGCGGGGCTGGTTCGAGGAACAGGCGCGCGACGGTACGACCAAATACAGGATTGTCACCGAGGACGGACGTTTCGGCGGCCGCGCCGGCATTTCACGGTTTGGGAGCGAGCAGTTCGAACTCGGCTACTCCTTGATCGAGGAGGCGTGGGGCAAGGGCCTGGCAACAGAAGCGGCGAGCGCCCTGGCCGACTGGTTCTTCGAAAGGAGACTTGCGCCCGCTTTCATTGCCTTCACGCATCCCGAAAACGTCGCCTCGCAGCGCGTACTCAGGAAGATTGGCATGCGCGAACGCGCGCCGATCCTGATCGATGGAGTGCTCGATATGGCTTTCGAGATGACCGCTGACATGCGGCCATAA
- the sufB gene encoding Fe-S cluster assembly protein SufB has translation MAAVQETIDQVRLIDVDQYKYGFETVIEMDKAPKGLSEDIIRFISAKKQEPDWMLEWRLEAYRRWLTLEEPTWARVNYPKIDFNDIHYYAAPKSAPGPKSLDEVDPELLKVYEKLGIPLREQEILAGVEKPKIAVDAVFDSVSVVTTFKAELKKAGVIFMSISEAIREHPDLVRKYLGSVVPTSDNYYATLNSAVFTDGSFVFVPKGVRCPMELSTYFRINEKGTGQFERTLIIAEEGAYVSYLEGCTAPQRDENQLHAAVVELVALDDAEIKYSTVQNWYPGDKEGKGGIYNFVTKRGDCRGNRSKISWTQVETGSAITWKYPSCILRGDDSRGEFYSIAVSNGHQQIDSGTKMIHLGKNTSSRIVSKGIAAGVSNNTYRGQVSAHRKASNARNFTQCDSLLIGDKCGAHTVPYIEAKNSTAQFEHEATTSKISEDQLFYCLQRGIPTEAAIALIVNGFVKEVLQELPMEFAVEAQKLISISLEGSVG, from the coding sequence ATGGCTGCCGTGCAGGAAACGATCGACCAGGTACGCCTGATCGATGTGGACCAGTACAAATACGGTTTCGAGACTGTCATCGAAATGGACAAGGCGCCCAAGGGCCTGTCCGAGGATATCATCCGCTTCATTTCGGCCAAGAAGCAGGAGCCGGATTGGATGCTGGAATGGCGCCTGGAAGCATATCGGCGCTGGCTGACGCTGGAAGAGCCGACCTGGGCGCGCGTCAATTATCCGAAGATCGATTTCAACGACATCCACTATTATGCCGCGCCGAAAAGCGCGCCGGGTCCGAAGTCGCTCGACGAGGTCGATCCGGAGCTGTTGAAGGTCTACGAGAAGCTCGGCATTCCGCTGCGTGAGCAGGAGATCCTGGCCGGGGTCGAGAAGCCGAAGATCGCCGTCGACGCGGTTTTTGACAGCGTCTCGGTCGTCACCACCTTCAAGGCGGAGCTGAAGAAGGCCGGCGTGATCTTCATGTCGATCTCGGAAGCCATCCGCGAACATCCCGATCTCGTTCGCAAATATCTCGGTTCGGTCGTGCCGACCTCGGATAATTATTACGCGACGCTGAATTCGGCGGTGTTTACCGACGGCTCCTTCGTCTTCGTGCCGAAGGGCGTTCGCTGCCCGATGGAGCTCTCCACTTATTTCCGCATCAACGAGAAGGGCACCGGCCAGTTCGAGCGCACGCTGATCATCGCCGAGGAAGGCGCCTACGTCTCCTACCTCGAAGGTTGCACGGCGCCGCAGCGCGATGAGAACCAGCTGCATGCCGCCGTGGTCGAACTCGTGGCGCTCGACGATGCCGAGATCAAATATTCCACCGTCCAGAACTGGTATCCTGGTGATAAGGAAGGCAAGGGCGGCATCTACAACTTCGTCACCAAGCGCGGCGATTGCCGTGGCAATCGCTCGAAAATTTCCTGGACGCAGGTCGAAACCGGCTCGGCGATCACCTGGAAATATCCGTCCTGCATCCTGCGCGGCGACGACTCCAGAGGCGAGTTCTATTCGATCGCCGTCTCCAACGGCCATCAACAGATCGACAGCGGCACCAAGATGATCCATCTCGGCAAGAACACGTCGAGCCGCATCGTCTCCAAGGGTATCGCCGCCGGTGTTTCCAACAACACCTATCGCGGCCAGGTCTCGGCTCACCGCAAGGCGTCGAATGCGCGTAACTTCACCCAGTGCGATTCGCTGCTGATCGGCGACAAGTGCGGCGCCCATACGGTGCCCTATATCGAGGCGAAGAATTCGACGGCGCAGTTCGAGCACGAAGCGACGACCTCGAAGATTTCCGAGGATCAACTGTTCTACTGCCTGCAGCGCGGCATCCCCACCGAAGCGGCGATCGCGCTGATCGTCAACGGCTTCGTCAAGGAAGTCCTGCAGGAACTACCGATGGAATTCGCCGTCGAGGCGCAGAAGCTGATCAGTATCTCGCTTGAGGGTAGCGTGGGCTAA
- a CDS encoding SUF system Fe-S cluster assembly protein → MSLDESEQKIDVREGIVHSSIPADELARLSDDVIGALKTVYDPEIPADIFELGLIYKIDIEDDRMVKIMMTLTAPGCPVAGEMPGWVENAVGAVEGVSGVEVEMTFDPPWTPDRMSEEAQVAVGWY, encoded by the coding sequence ATGAGCCTGGACGAAAGCGAACAAAAGATCGACGTGCGCGAAGGCATCGTGCATTCCAGCATCCCGGCCGATGAGTTGGCGCGGCTGAGCGACGACGTCATCGGCGCGCTGAAAACCGTCTACGACCCGGAAATTCCCGCCGACATCTTCGAACTCGGTCTGATCTACAAGATCGACATCGAGGACGACAGGATGGTGAAGATCATGATGACCTTGACCGCGCCCGGCTGCCCGGTCGCCGGCGAGATGCCGGGCTGGGTGGAGAATGCCGTTGGCGCCGTCGAAGGTGTGTCGGGCGTCGAGGTCGAAATGACCTTCGATCCGCCATGGACGCCGGACCGTATGTCCGAGGAGGCGCAGGTCGCTGTCGGCTGGTACTGA